A genome region from Festucalex cinctus isolate MCC-2025b chromosome 17, RoL_Fcin_1.0, whole genome shotgun sequence includes the following:
- the LOC144005139 gene encoding zinc finger protein 518A isoform X1, giving the protein MIIGVKMITVGCISGVTVYPSSVTLAEDAAPGHVYQRVSVERYESGQNTYVVTRSTTMDEDLKLPPSSAINYSASSVKDAKDMPPFKERARLSQGNQDCPPVKKRISSKRAHCKIQQGAVFSGNILSFGCSVCKDASTFSPNDLLKHFRGAHKGVLPTYPCDLCGFVTNEFAALQRHRIGHKNTLVTCELCTDGIQYSLLLLTRHYIMCHSLNGKFHCDWCEFTTVDAGTFVQHIHHHNESPWKCSSCRHISLNEVDHQKHLKAHTISLPLICQICGYCATNITQLKTHTVAAHKTDQHPYNQQVRPNLWKRLEPGAARTNYSPSCQSRLKNISELQDTQKLPNGFSISGILPNQNGRMKSEMCSEEVRQTVDGSPTKKDYANRNSLTAEQSSPVMLLDNDSCGSPTNPNTLKVLMVKNKISLPPNCTTKVMGFKMVDGKKHLVLKVIPVAKQNKCPPDNASVDDLDSSAARSTFFKNEVHVENEESSAHKSPTPHFFAVPPGSGSCIQKEDVMAVKVKIEEEETSVFTLESPLHRDDLGRKCDHSVNGSSTEETNPVTNTLDPVDRQNSPGQTACSETNLFDSKSVLENSETLAKFVAKASNVVPITFNDYSLNVSREELQSKSTCENNVENCRVDEKITCSRKVNIFDEHKETPSGNSTENSDQFSQSTLESTESTRAGIRHLNDDQNCPKNVENFDSPAEITSITSFRENDLAAQSSLNHKVFTFHNYSKEAFGLSPSVCEQNDGMPELTSSIEMKGNLTLDVSSKPFEDGDCADSDDENPESVLKDFNVIKIEEELIPVTKNLSDKNSTSSALGSFVEQHSDEIITQQLHKERNESLHTNDCSKQTETTVQLVQVQNEKQQVVLKTEKTMPMQVKPTPSFRLITNCINPQINVSSMKSGFETSSNPTGETGPPKDKNIGTSKAGGNDKIATLVSSLQSGVSASPHHFLINSPNLKGPVLLSTGSHNNPTDKVAKKQPTCYLLPRSIPFVQAPNTSGLKQASAKLPVNSRPVLAMPVSSAHKPSNLQTGRQTFLLRYISPPKSSVLLNNLEMKPTTQSCHTIEKRGNKVVFKIVSPTRSLLKSGSPSSTCQPLLLATSPPTQCFLMSSNANASNNLKKIITRQNEAQSAVMDSTPQLTPKRKPSEADKPQLAPRPIRPPSRRKLSRKALFDELPTTVHKARRLTNKVQTEKDTTVLWSPIAKEVERSLRLAPYNCLQEIKCPRRYQPVVVLNHPDADIPEVANIMKVINRHKGAVSKVSLSQKTIKALTELGTLGGEIDLTEGGLMQSNEPSPRAVQSLVRERFLLKLKLRKKAKRKYEVVQPLLGSRQKTVFNCWFCGRLFNSQEHWIGHGQRHLMEATRDWNKLL; this is encoded by the exons ATGATTATCGGGGTCAAAATGATAACAG TTGGTTGCATCTCTGGAGTGACTGTCTACCCATCAAGTGTGACATTAG CGGAAGACGCAGCGCCGGGTCACGTGTACCAACGTGTGAGCGTCGAGCGCTATGAGTCTGGCCAAAACACGTACGTCGTCACGAG ATCCACAACTATGGATGAAGACCTTAAATTACCTCCCAGTTCTGCCATAAATTACAGTGCGTCATCTGTAAAGGATGCAAAAGACATGCCACCTTTCAAAGAAAGAGCACGCCTCAGTCAAGGCAATCAAGACTGCCCACCTGTTAAGAAACGCATTTCCTCCAAGAGAGCCCATTGTAAAATTCAGCAAGGGGCTGTTTTTTCTGGAAACATCCTGAGTTTTGGCTGTTCTGTCTGTAAAGATGCTTCTACGTTCAGCCCTAACGATCTCCTTAAACATTTTCGAGGGGCCCACAAAGGAGTTTTGCCTACTTACCCTTGTGATTTGTGTGGATTCGTCACCAATGAATTTGCAGCTCTTCAACGTCACCGGATTGGGCACAAAAATACGTTGGTCACATGTGAGCTCTGCACTGATGGAATTCAATATTCACTGCTTTTGCTGACAAGACACTACATCATGTGTCACAGTCTTAATGGGAAGTTTCACTGTGACTGGTGTGAGTTTACAACTGTGGATGCAGGGACATTTGTCCAACACATTCATCATCATAATGAGAGTCCTTGGAAATGTTCCAGTTGTCGACATATCAGCTTAAATGAAGTGGATCATCAAAAGCATCTAAAAGCTCACACAATATCGTTACCTTTAATTTGTCAAATATGTGGATATTGTGCAACAAATATCACACAGCTTAAAACTCACACAGTAGCTGCTCACAAGACAGACCAGCATCCATACAACCAACAAGTCCGTCCAAATTTATGGAAGAGATTAGAACCTGGAGCTGCTCGAACAAATTACTCTCCAAGTTGCCAAAGTAGACttaaaaatatttctgagcTGCAAGACACACAAAAGTTACCAAATGGCTTCAGTATTTCAGGGATCTTACCAAACCAAAATGGTAGAATGAAATCTGAGATGTGTTCGGAGGAGGTCCGCCAAACAGTTGATGGGTCACCAACAAAGAAGGACTATGCCAATCGAAACTCTTTGACTGCGGAACAATCATCACCAGTAATGTTGCTGGACAATGACAGCTGTGGCTCCCCAACCAATCCTAATACACTGAAAGTTCTAatggtcaaaaataaaatatctctTCCCCCGAATTGTACAACCAAAGTGATGGGATTTAAGATGGTTGATGGGAAAAAACATCTCGTCCTCAAAGTAATACCAGTAGCAAAGCAAAACAAGTGCCCTCCAGACAATGCGTCAGTGGATGATTTGGACTCTTCAGCTGCCCGgtcgacattttttaaaaatgaagtcCATGTTGAGAATGAGGAATCATCTGCTCATAAGAGCCCCACACCACACTTCTTTGCTGTTCCACCAGGAAGTGGATCTTGCATACAAAAAGAAGATGTCATGGCAGTTAAAGTGAAGATTGAAGAGGAAGAAACATCTGTTTTCACTCTCGAGTCCCCACTTCATCGCGACGATTTGGGGAGGAAATGTGATCACTCTGTAAATGGGTCTTCAACTGAAGAGACAAATCCGGTGACAAATACACTTGACCCAGTTGACAGACAAAATTCCCCAGGCCAGACCGCCTGCTCAGAAACAAATCTGTTTGATAGCAAATCAGTCTTGGAAAATTCTGAGACATTAGCTAAATTTGTAGCAAAGGCGTCTAATGTTGTGCCCATCACATTCAATGATTATTCTTTAAATGTTTCTCGGGAGGAGTTGCAGAGTAAATCAACCTGCGAAAACAATGTTGAGAATTGCAGAGTAGATGAGAAGATAACTTGCAGcagaaaagtaaatatttttgacgAGCACAAAGAGACTCCTTCTGGTAACTCAACCGAAAATTCTGACCAGTTTTCCCAAAGTACCCTAGAAAGTACAGAGAGCACAAGAGCTGGGATTAGGCACTTAAACGATGACCAAAATTGTccgaaaaatgtggaaaattttgATTCCCCAGCAGAGATTACCTCAATCACTTCATTTCGAGAAAATGACCTGGCAGCACAAAGTTCTTTAAACCACAAAGTATTCACCtttcacaattattcaaaagaAGCGTTTGGTCTTTCACCCAGTGTGTGTGAACAAAATGATGGCATGCCTGAACTTACATCAAGCATAGAAATGAAGGGCAATCTAACATTAGATGTTTCTTCAAAACCTTTCGAGGATGGTGACTGTGCTGATTCAGATGATGAAAACCCAGAGTCAGTGCTGAAAGATTTTAATGTTATTAAAATTGAGGAAGAGCTCATTCCTGTAACTAAAAATCTCTCTGATAAAAATAGTACTTCATCTGCGTTGGGAAGTTTTGTAGAACAACACTCAGATGAAATAATTACACAACAACTCCATAAGGAAAGAAATGAATCTTTACATACAAATGATTGTTCTAAACAAACAGAGACTACTGTACAACTTGTTCAAGTGCAAAATGAAAAGCAGCAAGTAGTCTTGAAGACTGAGAAAACGATGCCAATGCAGGTCAAGCCCACTCCAAGTTTTAGACTTATTACTAATTGCATAAATCCTCAAATCAATGTCTCTTCCATGAAGTCTGGGTTTGAAACCTCAAGTAATCCTACTGGTGAGACTGGTCCCCCGAAAGACAAAAATATAGGAACTTCAAAGGCAGGTGGTAATGATAAAATAGCAACACTTGTTTCTTCTCTTCAAAGTGGTGTCAGTGCATCTCCGCACCATTTCCTCATCAATAGCCCAAACTTAAAAGGTCCTGTACTCCTTTCTACCGGATCACATAATAATCCTACAGATAAAGTCGCTAAGAAACAGCCAACTTGCTATTTGTTGCCAAGGTCAATTCCATTTGTTCAAGCTCCAAACACCTCTGGCCTCAAGCAAGCAAGTGCAAAACTCCCAGTGAACTCCCGACCCGTTCTTGCCATGCCTGTGAGCTCTGCTCACAAACCAAGCAATCTGCAGACTGGCCGCCAAACGTTTTTGCTGCGGTACATTTCTCCACCCAAGTCGAGCGTGCTTCTCAATAATCTAGAAATGAAACCCACCACTCAGTCTTGCCACACCATAGAAAAAAGAGGAAACAAAGTTGTATTTAAAATAGTCAGCCCGACCAGAAGCCTGCTTAAAAGTGGCTCACCCTCCTCTACTTGTCAACCTTTACTTTTGGCTACATCACCTCCAACCCAGTGTTTTCTTATGTCTTCAAACGCTAACGCTTCCAACAACCTGAAGAAGATCATTACCAGACAGAACGAAGCACAAAGTGCTGTCATGGATTCAACACCTCAGTTGACACCAAAGAGAAAACCAAGCGAAGCAGATAAGCCTCAACTAGCCCCAAGGCCAATTCGACCTCCAAGTCGAAGAAAACTGAGCAGGAAAGCATTGTTTGATGAGCTTCCAACAACGGTGCATAAAGCGAGAAGGCTCACGAACAAAGTTCAGACTGAAAAAGACACAACTGTCCTTTGGAGTCCGATAGCAAAAGAAGTTGAGAGAAGCCTGAGACTTGCCCCGTACAACTGCCTCCAGGAAATTAAATGTCCCCGTAGATACCAGCCTGTCGTGGTGcttaatcatccggatgctgatATTCCTGAAGTGGCCAATATTATGAAGGTAATAAATCGACACAAAGGTGCTGTTTCCAAGGTGTCGCTGTCGCAGAAAACTATTAAAGCGCTCACTGAGCTTGGCACCCTCGGAGGGGAGATTGACTTGACTGAAGGTGGACTGATGCAAAGCAATGAGCCAAGCCCACGAGCAGTTCAGAGTTTGGTCCGAGAGCGTTTCCTTCTCAAACTGAAGCTAAGGAAAAAGGCCAAAAGAAAGTATGAAGTTGTGCAACCGCTATTAGGCAGTAGACAAAagactgtttttaactgctggtTCTGTGGCCGGCTATTCAACAGCCAAGAACATTGGATTGGCCATGGCCAGCGACATCTCATGGAGGCAACTAGAGACTGGAATAAACTATTGTAA
- the LOC144005139 gene encoding zinc finger protein 518A isoform X2 — protein MDEDLKLPPSSAINYSASSVKDAKDMPPFKERARLSQGNQDCPPVKKRISSKRAHCKIQQGAVFSGNILSFGCSVCKDASTFSPNDLLKHFRGAHKGVLPTYPCDLCGFVTNEFAALQRHRIGHKNTLVTCELCTDGIQYSLLLLTRHYIMCHSLNGKFHCDWCEFTTVDAGTFVQHIHHHNESPWKCSSCRHISLNEVDHQKHLKAHTISLPLICQICGYCATNITQLKTHTVAAHKTDQHPYNQQVRPNLWKRLEPGAARTNYSPSCQSRLKNISELQDTQKLPNGFSISGILPNQNGRMKSEMCSEEVRQTVDGSPTKKDYANRNSLTAEQSSPVMLLDNDSCGSPTNPNTLKVLMVKNKISLPPNCTTKVMGFKMVDGKKHLVLKVIPVAKQNKCPPDNASVDDLDSSAARSTFFKNEVHVENEESSAHKSPTPHFFAVPPGSGSCIQKEDVMAVKVKIEEEETSVFTLESPLHRDDLGRKCDHSVNGSSTEETNPVTNTLDPVDRQNSPGQTACSETNLFDSKSVLENSETLAKFVAKASNVVPITFNDYSLNVSREELQSKSTCENNVENCRVDEKITCSRKVNIFDEHKETPSGNSTENSDQFSQSTLESTESTRAGIRHLNDDQNCPKNVENFDSPAEITSITSFRENDLAAQSSLNHKVFTFHNYSKEAFGLSPSVCEQNDGMPELTSSIEMKGNLTLDVSSKPFEDGDCADSDDENPESVLKDFNVIKIEEELIPVTKNLSDKNSTSSALGSFVEQHSDEIITQQLHKERNESLHTNDCSKQTETTVQLVQVQNEKQQVVLKTEKTMPMQVKPTPSFRLITNCINPQINVSSMKSGFETSSNPTGETGPPKDKNIGTSKAGGNDKIATLVSSLQSGVSASPHHFLINSPNLKGPVLLSTGSHNNPTDKVAKKQPTCYLLPRSIPFVQAPNTSGLKQASAKLPVNSRPVLAMPVSSAHKPSNLQTGRQTFLLRYISPPKSSVLLNNLEMKPTTQSCHTIEKRGNKVVFKIVSPTRSLLKSGSPSSTCQPLLLATSPPTQCFLMSSNANASNNLKKIITRQNEAQSAVMDSTPQLTPKRKPSEADKPQLAPRPIRPPSRRKLSRKALFDELPTTVHKARRLTNKVQTEKDTTVLWSPIAKEVERSLRLAPYNCLQEIKCPRRYQPVVVLNHPDADIPEVANIMKVINRHKGAVSKVSLSQKTIKALTELGTLGGEIDLTEGGLMQSNEPSPRAVQSLVRERFLLKLKLRKKAKRKYEVVQPLLGSRQKTVFNCWFCGRLFNSQEHWIGHGQRHLMEATRDWNKLL, from the coding sequence ATGGATGAAGACCTTAAATTACCTCCCAGTTCTGCCATAAATTACAGTGCGTCATCTGTAAAGGATGCAAAAGACATGCCACCTTTCAAAGAAAGAGCACGCCTCAGTCAAGGCAATCAAGACTGCCCACCTGTTAAGAAACGCATTTCCTCCAAGAGAGCCCATTGTAAAATTCAGCAAGGGGCTGTTTTTTCTGGAAACATCCTGAGTTTTGGCTGTTCTGTCTGTAAAGATGCTTCTACGTTCAGCCCTAACGATCTCCTTAAACATTTTCGAGGGGCCCACAAAGGAGTTTTGCCTACTTACCCTTGTGATTTGTGTGGATTCGTCACCAATGAATTTGCAGCTCTTCAACGTCACCGGATTGGGCACAAAAATACGTTGGTCACATGTGAGCTCTGCACTGATGGAATTCAATATTCACTGCTTTTGCTGACAAGACACTACATCATGTGTCACAGTCTTAATGGGAAGTTTCACTGTGACTGGTGTGAGTTTACAACTGTGGATGCAGGGACATTTGTCCAACACATTCATCATCATAATGAGAGTCCTTGGAAATGTTCCAGTTGTCGACATATCAGCTTAAATGAAGTGGATCATCAAAAGCATCTAAAAGCTCACACAATATCGTTACCTTTAATTTGTCAAATATGTGGATATTGTGCAACAAATATCACACAGCTTAAAACTCACACAGTAGCTGCTCACAAGACAGACCAGCATCCATACAACCAACAAGTCCGTCCAAATTTATGGAAGAGATTAGAACCTGGAGCTGCTCGAACAAATTACTCTCCAAGTTGCCAAAGTAGACttaaaaatatttctgagcTGCAAGACACACAAAAGTTACCAAATGGCTTCAGTATTTCAGGGATCTTACCAAACCAAAATGGTAGAATGAAATCTGAGATGTGTTCGGAGGAGGTCCGCCAAACAGTTGATGGGTCACCAACAAAGAAGGACTATGCCAATCGAAACTCTTTGACTGCGGAACAATCATCACCAGTAATGTTGCTGGACAATGACAGCTGTGGCTCCCCAACCAATCCTAATACACTGAAAGTTCTAatggtcaaaaataaaatatctctTCCCCCGAATTGTACAACCAAAGTGATGGGATTTAAGATGGTTGATGGGAAAAAACATCTCGTCCTCAAAGTAATACCAGTAGCAAAGCAAAACAAGTGCCCTCCAGACAATGCGTCAGTGGATGATTTGGACTCTTCAGCTGCCCGgtcgacattttttaaaaatgaagtcCATGTTGAGAATGAGGAATCATCTGCTCATAAGAGCCCCACACCACACTTCTTTGCTGTTCCACCAGGAAGTGGATCTTGCATACAAAAAGAAGATGTCATGGCAGTTAAAGTGAAGATTGAAGAGGAAGAAACATCTGTTTTCACTCTCGAGTCCCCACTTCATCGCGACGATTTGGGGAGGAAATGTGATCACTCTGTAAATGGGTCTTCAACTGAAGAGACAAATCCGGTGACAAATACACTTGACCCAGTTGACAGACAAAATTCCCCAGGCCAGACCGCCTGCTCAGAAACAAATCTGTTTGATAGCAAATCAGTCTTGGAAAATTCTGAGACATTAGCTAAATTTGTAGCAAAGGCGTCTAATGTTGTGCCCATCACATTCAATGATTATTCTTTAAATGTTTCTCGGGAGGAGTTGCAGAGTAAATCAACCTGCGAAAACAATGTTGAGAATTGCAGAGTAGATGAGAAGATAACTTGCAGcagaaaagtaaatatttttgacgAGCACAAAGAGACTCCTTCTGGTAACTCAACCGAAAATTCTGACCAGTTTTCCCAAAGTACCCTAGAAAGTACAGAGAGCACAAGAGCTGGGATTAGGCACTTAAACGATGACCAAAATTGTccgaaaaatgtggaaaattttgATTCCCCAGCAGAGATTACCTCAATCACTTCATTTCGAGAAAATGACCTGGCAGCACAAAGTTCTTTAAACCACAAAGTATTCACCtttcacaattattcaaaagaAGCGTTTGGTCTTTCACCCAGTGTGTGTGAACAAAATGATGGCATGCCTGAACTTACATCAAGCATAGAAATGAAGGGCAATCTAACATTAGATGTTTCTTCAAAACCTTTCGAGGATGGTGACTGTGCTGATTCAGATGATGAAAACCCAGAGTCAGTGCTGAAAGATTTTAATGTTATTAAAATTGAGGAAGAGCTCATTCCTGTAACTAAAAATCTCTCTGATAAAAATAGTACTTCATCTGCGTTGGGAAGTTTTGTAGAACAACACTCAGATGAAATAATTACACAACAACTCCATAAGGAAAGAAATGAATCTTTACATACAAATGATTGTTCTAAACAAACAGAGACTACTGTACAACTTGTTCAAGTGCAAAATGAAAAGCAGCAAGTAGTCTTGAAGACTGAGAAAACGATGCCAATGCAGGTCAAGCCCACTCCAAGTTTTAGACTTATTACTAATTGCATAAATCCTCAAATCAATGTCTCTTCCATGAAGTCTGGGTTTGAAACCTCAAGTAATCCTACTGGTGAGACTGGTCCCCCGAAAGACAAAAATATAGGAACTTCAAAGGCAGGTGGTAATGATAAAATAGCAACACTTGTTTCTTCTCTTCAAAGTGGTGTCAGTGCATCTCCGCACCATTTCCTCATCAATAGCCCAAACTTAAAAGGTCCTGTACTCCTTTCTACCGGATCACATAATAATCCTACAGATAAAGTCGCTAAGAAACAGCCAACTTGCTATTTGTTGCCAAGGTCAATTCCATTTGTTCAAGCTCCAAACACCTCTGGCCTCAAGCAAGCAAGTGCAAAACTCCCAGTGAACTCCCGACCCGTTCTTGCCATGCCTGTGAGCTCTGCTCACAAACCAAGCAATCTGCAGACTGGCCGCCAAACGTTTTTGCTGCGGTACATTTCTCCACCCAAGTCGAGCGTGCTTCTCAATAATCTAGAAATGAAACCCACCACTCAGTCTTGCCACACCATAGAAAAAAGAGGAAACAAAGTTGTATTTAAAATAGTCAGCCCGACCAGAAGCCTGCTTAAAAGTGGCTCACCCTCCTCTACTTGTCAACCTTTACTTTTGGCTACATCACCTCCAACCCAGTGTTTTCTTATGTCTTCAAACGCTAACGCTTCCAACAACCTGAAGAAGATCATTACCAGACAGAACGAAGCACAAAGTGCTGTCATGGATTCAACACCTCAGTTGACACCAAAGAGAAAACCAAGCGAAGCAGATAAGCCTCAACTAGCCCCAAGGCCAATTCGACCTCCAAGTCGAAGAAAACTGAGCAGGAAAGCATTGTTTGATGAGCTTCCAACAACGGTGCATAAAGCGAGAAGGCTCACGAACAAAGTTCAGACTGAAAAAGACACAACTGTCCTTTGGAGTCCGATAGCAAAAGAAGTTGAGAGAAGCCTGAGACTTGCCCCGTACAACTGCCTCCAGGAAATTAAATGTCCCCGTAGATACCAGCCTGTCGTGGTGcttaatcatccggatgctgatATTCCTGAAGTGGCCAATATTATGAAGGTAATAAATCGACACAAAGGTGCTGTTTCCAAGGTGTCGCTGTCGCAGAAAACTATTAAAGCGCTCACTGAGCTTGGCACCCTCGGAGGGGAGATTGACTTGACTGAAGGTGGACTGATGCAAAGCAATGAGCCAAGCCCACGAGCAGTTCAGAGTTTGGTCCGAGAGCGTTTCCTTCTCAAACTGAAGCTAAGGAAAAAGGCCAAAAGAAAGTATGAAGTTGTGCAACCGCTATTAGGCAGTAGACAAAagactgtttttaactgctggtTCTGTGGCCGGCTATTCAACAGCCAAGAACATTGGATTGGCCATGGCCAGCGACATCTCATGGAGGCAACTAGAGACTGGAATAAACTATTGTAA